The Cytobacillus oceanisediminis genomic interval TATAGCCCTGTTCATTTTGCCTTTCATGAACAACGGAGGTATCTGCAAAAAGATCATGCAGTCCCTGTTTCTTCGGCAGGAATGCTACAATTACATATCCGACAAAAATGGTCGCTGATATAAAGCGGCCGATCCATTCACGGAACAAAATTGTGCTCCATGTCAGTTTTTTTCCTTTAAGATTTACTACCCTTAAACCAAATACCATTTTCCCGAGTGTCTGGCCAAAAAACTTGGTCATCAGCACAAAATAGGCATAAAACGTAATAGCAGTAGCTATGGAAATCGGAGCAAACAAATTGCTTTCATGCAAAGGAATATCCAGTGCTCTAAAAATTGGATTAACCAATATCCGGTCAACACTGCCAACTACAACTAAATCTAAAAGATAAGCCCAAAATCTCATCCAAAACCCGGCAAACCTGATTGGTTCTGCAGCTTTTTGAATGGGGAGGGTTTCTGCTTGTGTGATTGTTTCGTTAACAGCAGGATCTGCTTCATCAAAGGATGACTTATTCCTGCCCTCATCCTGCAATGAATCAGGACGGGCAAGCTCTCTTTCATTCTGATCATTTGAGGTCATCTTCTCTCCCCCTCCTTATTCAGCATAAAGATACATTAAACGCGGTGAGTTTGGCTGAGATAACAATTTCATCATTCCCGCCATTTCCAGGTCATCACCCATGATTTTTCTCGCTCCCATGCTGAACATGGAGCCGAACCCAAAATTCTCAGAGTACTTTACAACCTGGGCACCATTTAATTTATGGTCTTTCTTTAATTGTTCGATTACATCATCGCCATAGCCAAAACCGTCGATCAGATTCAGTTCTTTTGCCTGCCGTCCGTCATAAATACGGCCATCCGCAATTTCCTTCACCTGCGCCTCAGTTAGTCCGCGGCCTTCCGAGATGACTTTAACAAACCCTGCATATGAATTATCAATCATGGATTGAAGGATTTTTCTTTCCTCATCTGTCATATCCCTGGTAGGGCTCATGATATCTTTATATGGCCCGCTCTTAATCGTTACAAACTCGACACCATATTTTTCAGCAAGCCCAGCATAATTATAGCCCTGCATGATAACACCCAGCGAACCGGTCAATGTCTCGGGGCTCGCAAAAATCTTGTCAGCCGGAGCGGATATATAATAGCCTCCTGATGCAGCCATTGATCCCATTGATATGTATACCGGCTTCTTTGTTTCTTTTTGAATTTCAATAATCTTATCATGTATTTCGGCGCTTTCCACTACCCCTCCGCCTGGAGAATTAACCTTAATGACAATCGCCTTTACTGTGCTGTCTTCTTTTACATATTCAAGATTATCCATGAATCCTTTGTGATTGTATCCCGGGCTTGCAAATAAAGAAGCTGCATCTCCGGTATCCTGAATCACTC includes:
- the sppA gene encoding signal peptide peptidase SppA codes for the protein MNGKRWAALGIAAGLFVFSVVLNFVTAFAFTDFESSVNELFAGSNEAFLEEVIEEGNAQKKIAVLDVNGVIQDTGDAASLFASPGYNHKGFMDNLEYVKEDSTVKAIVIKVNSPGGGVVESAEIHDKIIEIQKETKKPVYISMGSMAASGGYYISAPADKIFASPETLTGSLGVIMQGYNYAGLAEKYGVEFVTIKSGPYKDIMSPTRDMTDEERKILQSMIDNSYAGFVKVISEGRGLTEAQVKEIADGRIYDGRQAKELNLIDGFGYGDDVIEQLKKDHKLNGAQVVKYSENFGFGSMFSMGARKIMGDDLEMAGMMKLLSQPNSPRLMYLYAE
- a CDS encoding RDD family protein, yielding MTSNDQNERELARPDSLQDEGRNKSSFDEADPAVNETITQAETLPIQKAAEPIRFAGFWMRFWAYLLDLVVVGSVDRILVNPIFRALDIPLHESNLFAPISIATAITFYAYFVLMTKFFGQTLGKMVFGLRVVNLKGKKLTWSTILFREWIGRFISATIFVGYVIVAFLPKKQGLHDLFADTSVVHERQNEQGYN